A genome region from Arachis duranensis cultivar V14167 chromosome 8, aradu.V14167.gnm2.J7QH, whole genome shotgun sequence includes the following:
- the LOC107461430 gene encoding uncharacterized protein LOC107461430: MEPSNVVSVLLELLVDPVLAANASSRDSPPLSQQQSIAKQVHSVVLLYNYYYRKQHPELDFLPFDEFCKLAVSLRPSLLAHMKWTRKSDETELVDAVNQLSLTEVKIMEACNISRSLDPSKSVPNVEGWPISKVAVLLVDCKMENCFLLSSSITKGVWSLIEKDVDASSLSSIVSSESGNRCYKKRKVIDELQNTKFMQIGYSAVKEAAGVNETDITVLGSYTVYSESKEKEASRFFIMKCSQLINQEANRVHIRDLIQRLQGPLVKMSSSSWSITPVVEFFHLLPYSEVISEWFSRETDSNSLQEPTLGEKNANADGAEGTESHISKGMNVGLASKPSSDNIESLQQKENNKRCTIAECGSVKEAQDMDLNNSSVVPSQNKECQLNVNTLHVSEDQNMENKSTQHDSNGFTHPIKVVKVDPTMSPITEGGTNNQPACNKIWGSKDSEKGIHEESAPVANNSHSNIEKLQNLLLDSKGETLSQTSLAVLNREKNELTLQRRMIEEDIALCDEKIKRILADVEDSLETKIDAIIEGCNYSWEGNHGGIRKNLEDPCFAPSNETKSWRESVLIAQSPCQELDSICNENIWTIPMYRVSPSDGGFRALVTFKGPDFECSLGGDTCSNPREARESVAARVLANLRSKQKSASDFDSKA; encoded by the exons ATGGAACCATCAAATGTAGTTTCGGTGTTGCTTGAATTATTGGTTGACCCAGTTCTTGCTGCAAATGCTTCTAGCCGAGATAGTCCTCCACTATCTCAACAGCAATCAATAGCAAAACAG GTGCATTCTGTTGTGCTGCTGTATAACTATTACTACAGAAAGCAGCACCCGGAGCTAGATTTTCTACCATTTGATGAATTTTGCAAGTTGGCCGTGTCTCTGAGGCCAAGTCTGTTAGCACATATGAAATGGACACGTAAGTCTGATGAAACTGAGCTTGTCGATGCGGTGAATCAGCTATCATTAACAGAAGTAAAGATCATGGAGGCTTGTAATATAAGTAGATCTCTTGATCCATCGAAAAGTGTTCCTAATGTAGAGGGATGGCCTATTTCAAAAGTTGCTGTTCTTTTAGTTGACTGTAAGATGGAAAATTGCTTCTTGTTGTCTAGTTCCATCACTAAGGGGGTGTGGTCACtgattgaaaaagatgtggATGCCTCCAGCTTAAGCTCTATTGTTTCAAGCGAAAGTGGAAATAGGTGCTACAAAAAGCGAAAAGTCATTGATGAACTTCAAAATACAAAGTTTATGCAAATTGGGTACTCTGCTGTAAAGGAAGCTGCAG GTGTCAATGAGACTGATATTACAGTTTTGGGAAGCTACACTGTTTATTCTGAGAGCAAAGAGAAAGAAGCTTCACGCTTTTTTATAATGAAGTGCTCCCAGTTGATCAATCAAGAGGCTAACCGAGTTCATATCCGAGATTTAATTCAAAG GTTGCAGGGTCCTCTGGTCAAAATGAGTTCTAGCAGTTGGAGTATCACTCCAGTTGTTGAGTTCTTCCATTTGCTTCCTTATTCTGAAGTAATATCAGAATGGTTTTCTAG AGAAACCGACTCCAACAGTTTGCAAGAACCAACCCTAGGAGAGAAAAATGCAAATGCAGATGGTGCCGAGGGGACAGAATCACATATAAGCAAGGGCATGAATGTTGGCCTTGCTAGCAAGCCAAGCAGTGATAATATAGAATCACTGCAGCAAAAAGAGAACAACAAAAGATGTACCATTGCAGAGTGTGGTTCTGTCAAGGAGGCCCAGGATATGGATTTGAACAACTCTTCTGTTGTTCCATCTCAAAATAAGGAATGCCAGCTTAATGTCAATACTTTACATGTTAGTGAAGATCAGAATATGGAAAATAAGTCCACGCAACACGACTCCAATGGATTTACACACCCTATTAAG GTTGTGAAGGTTGATCCAACAATGAGTCCTATTACTGAGGGCGGGACTAACAATCAACCTGCTTGTAATAAGATTTGGGGCTCTAAAGATTCTGAAAAAGGCATCCATGAAGAATCTGCTCCAGTTGCAAATAATTCTCATTCAAATATTGAGAAGCTCCAAAATCTTTTATTAGATTCAAAGGGGGAGACACTGTCACAAACATCTCTCGCTGTTCTTAATCGAGAGAAGAATGAGCTG ACTCTTCAGCGTCGAATGATAGAAGAGGATATTGCTCTATGTGatgaaaaaattaagagaatttTAGCTG ATGTGGAAGATAGTTTGGAAACAAAGATAGACGCCATTATAGAGGGTTGTAATTATTCATGGGAAGGAAATCATGGAGGGATAAGAAAAAATCTCGAGGATCCATGCTTTGCTCCATCCAATGAGACGAAAAGTTGGAGAGAGTCTGTACTCATTGCACAAAGTCCTTGCCAG GAACTAGACAGTATATGTAATGAAAATATTTGGACCATACCGATGTATCGAGTATCTCCATCAGACG GTGGATTCCGAGCTTTGGTGACCTTTAAAGGACCCGACTTTGAGTGTTCATTGGGGGGTGACACTTGTTCCAATCCTCGCGAAGCAAGAGAGTCGGTTGCTGCAAGGGTGTTGGCTAACTTAAGAAGCAAGCAAAAATCGGCTAGTGATTTTGACTCCAAGGCATAG